From a region of the Besnoitia besnoiti strain Bb-Ger1 chromosome I, whole genome shotgun sequence genome:
- a CDS encoding hypothetical protein (encoded by transcript BESB_007070), with protein sequence MRTTQKQPKKGARSPPVGSHPISGHHNQGARGNLKHQRTALESTLSDSLASGMPKAEAPASVDQTAPASHNGELASSRETCSTSANDDTVETPSSSAPMPLAPPSSEKAALTLEEAKAVLRDCSGIGSLLDSIFKDILDTAPSQSTAKDTPQTSCDGDSTPDGCTERSNGMNWGSGSSLSDSCIDSGRELTSDATPSVVALPESQCNLAPSSSTLKFAAPKPLTGELSTGMGKTSQGGKSKLYHEEFAHEDVSSVSARLPEGEDSTGVLSHTEKEEGRTHVLPDGGAKQPPSLTLELLRCQATCEEVAMKMLNRYIEAENEDAEERETLESLNLRPGQDIPTSEGDANAATERINARLTYMRLTKSLQNRQRATHILSPSKLNLKKPSNSSVMDTPHRAEWTRTRPAGIPERTAAEKTADNERLAKMQWRQSFLRNPRLDPNAAPKDQCPFKVEPEAAIFHGFRIGGVYQRSITFRNNSHLGRRLRVECAVPHKALRISPLIYKALAPAGGPNGASRSSASLPSAANAFQHPHKSGPRTGVIAPGMSAQVDIHFEPTSFEDITAQLLLHTDVGSFSMALLCRRELPQLAGLPSVLDCGTCMVGDAPEVRFPARNDGGEATFTIRCPRGDLREADAPAQPEAETLSCLSFASCEARADPEASRNDQRIQGCGDTGSAPSTTSSFAVAPSCFSLKKGETAEVCVRFESAKAGSFEGALIIHSDSGQTWRVHVKARAALSRLELMEVWGRPWTAQMLFDAADWCRKSLRNMQKCRDPRNDEPRTESGDKEDQTELEDGIARRALPQTIDFGEAQVDGGVAERRIVLRNGGELPLKMRWRVHPGPSKKDERGAREQMQNPFSLSPLSVELEPGIKQEFVFSFQPSSQNAIARHPAEANAELEVVDVTRGSLSFLSDLLAEGNAIADKAAPLPLWAAAVSRLGAPGTVGCRETVSARVLSLSLRGTPVDAKAVLAPSYLELQLLPSLTHTERLLLVNHGSCPAPFQLPPTAKLLEVRRSAAQASVRGQGGTSLREHTNEIGEELPVSHEEPRPQRACHPAGAPACHEARECLLLVDENDIDELSRRGSQHVRKHGCALQKL encoded by the exons ATGCGAACCACACAAAAGCAGCCGAAGAAGGGGGCGAGGAGCCCACCCGTTGGATCCCACCCCATATCAGGTCATCATAACCAGGGAGCTCGTGGTAACCTGAAACATCAGCGAACAGCCCTTGAGTCCACGCTCTCGGACAGCCTTGCAAGCGGGATGCCcaaagcggaggcgcctgcaagTGTAGACCAGACGGCTCCGGCTTCTCACAATGGCGAACTGGCGAGTTCACGAGAAACCTGCAGCACCTCTGCAAACGATGACACAGTAGAGACCCCTTCCTCTTCAGCTCCGATGCCTCttgctcctccttcttctgaGAAGGCAGCACTAACTCTAGAAGAAGCAAAAGCCGTACTGAGAGACTGTAGTGGGATCGGGAGCCTGCTTGATAGTATTTTCAAAGATATCCTTGACACCGCCCCATCACAGAGCACTGCGAAAGATACGCCTCAAACATCATGTGATGGAGATTCTACGCCTGATGGCTGTACTGAGAGGAGCAACGGTATGAATTGGGGTAGCGGCAGTAGCCTCAGCGACAGCTGCATTGACAGCGGGCGTGAGCTGACGTCAGATGCAACCCCTTCGGTGGTTGCGTTGCCAGAAAGCCAGTGCAACCTTGCTCCGTCGTCATCTACGCTCAAGTTCGCCGCGCCGAAACCGCTGACTGGAGAGCTATCCACAGGAATGGGTAAAACCTCACAAGGCGGAAAAAGCAAGCTGTATCACGAAGAGTTTGCACACGAGGATGTGTCCTCTGTGAGCGCACGCCTCCCTGAGGGCGAGGACAGCACTGGCGTTCTAAGCCACACAGAAAAGGAGGAGGGGAGAACACATGTGCTGCCTGACGGAGGAGCGAAACAGCCACCGTCGCTCACGCTGGAACTCCTCAGGTGTCAAGCCACGTGCGAGGAGGTAGCGATGAAAATGCTGAATCGGTACATTGAAGCGGAGAatgaagacgcggaggagcgtGAGACATTGGAGAGCCTCAACCTTCGGCCCGGGCAGGATATTCCA ACGAGTGAAGGGGATGCTAATGCGGCAACAGAGAGAATTAATGCCAGACTCACGTACATGAGGCTAACGAAATCTCTTCAGAACCGGCAACGGGCAACTCACATCCTGAGTCCGTCTAA GTTAAACCTGAAGAAGCCGAGCAACAGCTCTGTAATGGATACGCCGCACCGCGCAGAGTGGACACGAACGCGGCCAGCTGGCATTCCTGAGAGGActgcagcagagaaaacTGCAGACAACGAACGCCTCGCGAAAATGCAGTGGAGACAGAGCTTCCTCCGGAATCCTCGGTTAGATCCCAACGCCGCCCCAAAGGACCAGTGCCCCTTCAAGGTTGAGCCTGAAGCGGCC ATTTTCCATGGCTTCAGGATAGGCGGCGTGTACCAGCGAAGCATCACCTTTCGCAACAATTCGCATCTGGGCCGTCGCCTCAGAGTTGAATGTGCAGTTCCGCACAAGGCACTTCGCATTTCTCCCCTGATCTACAAGGCTCTGGCTCCTGCCGGAGGACCAAACGGAGCCTCGAGAAGCTCAGCCAGTCTCCCCTCTGCCGCGAACGCATTCCAACATCCGCACAAATCCGGCCCGCGAACGGGAGTCATTGCCCCAGGGATGTCCGCGCAG GTGGACATCCATTTCGAGCCGACCTCCTTCGAGGACATTACAGCGCAGCTCCTTCTGCACACCGACGTGGGATCGTTCAGCATGGCG CTACTGTGTAGACGAGAACTTCCTCAGCTGGCTGGGTTGCCCTCGGTTCTCGACTGCGGCACCTGCATGGTGGGCGACGCCCCAGAGGTGCG GTTTCCGGCGCGAAATGACGGCGGTGAGGCGACGTTTACGATAAGGTGTCCTCGCGGCGATCTTAGGGAAGCAGATGCGCCCGCACAGCCTGAAGCTGAGACCCTTTCTTGCCTCTCCTTCGCATcgtgcgaggcgcgtgcCGATCCAGAGGCTAGCCGAAACGACCAGAGGATACAAGGATGCGGAGACACAGGCTCGGCGCCCTCTACGACTTCCTCGTTTGCTGTCGCGCCCAGTTGCTTTTCGCTGAAGAAGGGCGAAACGGCTGAAGTGTGTGTGCGCTTTGAGAGCGCGAAGGCAGGCAGTTTTGAAGGCGCCTTGATAATTCACAGCGACTCTGGGCAGACATGGCGCGTTCACGTCAAAGCCCGCGCGGCTTTGTCGCGGCTCGAGCTGATGGAAGTCTGGGGTCGTCCGTGGACGGCGCAGATGCTCTTTGATGCAGCTGACTGGTGTAGAAAGAGTCTGCGAAACATGCAGAAGTGCCGCGACCCCAGAAACGACGAACCCCGCACCGAATCAGGAGATAAAGAAGATCAGACAGAGCTCGAAGATGGCATCGCTCGGCGCGCTCTCCCACAAACGATCGACTTCGGAGAAGCACAG gtcgacggcggcgtcgcagagcgAAGAATCGTGCTTCGCAATGGGGGAGAACTGCCTCTGAAGATGCGGTGGCGAGTGCATCCGGGGCCGAGCAAGAAAGACGAGAGGGGTGCTCGGGAGCAGATGCAGAATCCGTTTTCTCTGAGTCCTTTGAGCGTTGAGCTGGAGCCTGGTATAAAGCAGGAATTCGTTTTCTCGTTTCAGCCGTCCAGCCAAAACGCAATCGCGAGACACCCCGCAGAAGCCAACGCGGAACTCGAG GTTGTTGACGTCACGCGCGGTTCGCTGAGTTTTCTAAGCGACCTGCTCGCGGAGGGCAATGCGATCGCCGACaaagcagcgcctctgcctctgtggGCTGCCGCCGTGTCTCGCCTCGGTGCTCCCGGCACGGTGGGCTGCAGGGAGACCGTCAGTGCAAGAGTGCTGTCGCTGTCCCTGCGGGGGACTCCCGTCGATGCGAAAGCCGTGCTGGCGCCGTCATATCTTGagcttcagctgctgcctTCCCTGACTCACACAGAGCGCTTGCTCCTCGTCAATCACGGCTCTTGCCCAGCCCCTTTCCAGCTGCCGCCCACCGCGAAACTCCTCGAAGTCCGCCGGAGTGCCGCACAAGCCTCCGTGAGGGGGCAAGGGGGCACAAGCCTCCGCGAACACACCAACGAAATCGGCGAGGAGCTGCCGGTCTCGCATGAGGAGCCACGACCACAAAGGGCCTGCCACCCAGCGGGTGCGCCGGCCTGCCACGAAGCCCGAGAGTGTTTGCTCCTCGTGGACGAGAACGACATCGACGAGCTGAGTCGGCGGGGGTCGCAGCATGTACGGAAGCATGGATGCGCCTTGCAGAAACTCTGA